A window from Citrus sinensis cultivar Valencia sweet orange chromosome 3, DVS_A1.0, whole genome shotgun sequence encodes these proteins:
- the LOC102606652 gene encoding magnesium/proton exchanger isoform X1 — MASIHTQAIESISRAFNILHYEKCESYLLFRGETSLGDGFRAFLYFLGLAYCFIGLSAITARFFRSMENVVKHSRKVVEIDPVTKAEVVRYEKVWNYAITDIALLAFGTSFPQISLATIDAIRSIGNLYAGGLGPGTLVGSAAFDLFPIHAVCVVVPKAGELKKISDIGVWLVELFWSFWAYVWLYIILEVWTPNVITFWEALLTVLQYGLLLIHAYAQDKRWPYLSLPIARTERPEDWVPQETTSCKDENCDYDECSEILQLGEDENRGVVDIFSIHSPNGAVTSPLYQKVPGSEDVAEISKESFREEINSELPHVHALWKQQFVDSIALESPESRKMNNIYLRLARIFWQSLLVPWRVLFAFVPPYHIAHGWIAFICSLIFISGIAYIVTKLTDIISCVTGINAYVIAFTALASGTSWPDLVASKIAAERQITADSAIANITCSNSVNIYVGIGVPWLIDTAYNFIVYKEPLRVQNAEGLSFSLLVFFCTSVGCIAVLVLRRLTLGAELGGPKLWAWVTSVYFMLLWIIFVVLSSLKVSGII, encoded by the exons ATGGCCTCTATACATACTCAAGCCATTGAGAGCATATCTAGAGCTTTCAATATTTTGCATTATGAAAAATGTGAAAGCTACTTGCTTTTCCGCGGGGAAACATCTCTTGGGGATGGGTTCCGGGCCTTTTTATACTTTCTTGGCCTTGCTTACTGTTTTATTGGATTGTCAGCAATAACTGCTCGGTTTTTTCGTTCTATGGAGAATGTTGTGAAACACTCGCGTAAGGTGGTAGAAATAGATCCAGTCACTAAAGCTGAAGTTGTTAGATATGAAAAGGTGTGGAATTACGCCATCACAGATATTGCCCTGCTGGCCTTTGGGACTAGCTTCCCCCAGATATCATTGGCTACAATTGATGCCATCCGAAGCATTGGAAACCTGTATGCAGGAG GTTTGGGTCCTGGAACGCTCGTTGGTTCTGCTGCATTCGACCTGTTCCCCATCCATGCTGTTTGTGTTGTAGTTCCAAAAGCTGGAGAACTGAAAAAGATATCTGATATAGGAGTTTGGCTGGTAGAGCTTTTTTGGTCTTTCTGGGCTTATGTCTGGCTATACATAATTTTAGAG GTATGGACCCCGAATGTGATTACATTTTGGGAGGCCTTACTGACGGTATTGCAATATGGATTGCTTCTGATACATGCTTATGCTCAAGACAAACGTTGGCCTTATTTATCACTTCCTAT AGCAAGAACTGAAAGGCCAGAGGATTGGGTTCCACAAGAGACCACTTCATGTAAAGATGAGAACTGTGATTATGATGAGTGCTCTGAAATACTTCAACTTGGTGAAGATGAAAATAGGGGCGTTGTTGATATATTTTCCATTCATTCACCGAATGGGGCAGTTACCA GTCCACTGTATCAAAAAGTGCCTGGAAGTGAAGATGTTGCGGAAATTTCCAAGGAATCTTTCCGTGAGGAAATAAATTCAGAACTTCCTCATGTGCATGCACTGTGGAAACAGCAATTTGTGGATTCAATTGCG TTGGAAAGCCCAGAATCTAGGAAAATGAACAATATTTATCTACGGCTAGCCAGGATATTTTGGCAATCTCTCCTTGTGCCATGGAGAGTTCTATTTGCATTTGTGCCTCCTTATCATATTGCTCATGGCTGGATAGCCTTCATTTGCTCTCTAATTTTCATCAGTGGGATAGCTTACATTGTTACGAAGCTCACAGATATTATAAGCTGTGTCACAG GTATAAATGCTTATGTCATAGCATTTACAGCATTAGCAAGTGGAACTTCATGGCCAGATTTAGTGGCAAGTAAGATTGCTGCTGAACGGCAGATAACAGCAGACTCTGCTATTGCGAATATCACTTGCAG CAATTCTGTGAATATTTATGTTGGCATTGGCGTTCCGTGGTTGATTGACACTGCATACAATTTCATAGTCTACAAGGAACCCTTGCGGGTCCAGAATGCCGAGGGACTCAGCTTTTCATTGCTTGTATTCTTCTGTACTTCTGTGGGTTGCATTGCTGTTCTGGTGTTAAGGCGTCTAACGCTGGGTGCAGAGCTTGGTGGTCCAAAACTCTGGGCCTGGGTTACCTCTGTATATTTCATGCTGCTTTGGATTATTTTCGTTGTGCTCTCTTCCCTCAAAGTGTCTGGAATCAtatga
- the LOC102606652 gene encoding magnesium/proton exchanger isoform X2, producing MASIHTQAIESISRAFNILHYEKCESYLLFRGETSLGDGFRAFLYFLGLAYCFIGLSAITARFFRSMENVVKHSRKVVEIDPVTKAEVVRYEKVWNYAITDIALLAFGTSFPQISLATIDAIRSIGNLYAGVPKAGELKKISDIGVWLVELFWSFWAYVWLYIILEVWTPNVITFWEALLTVLQYGLLLIHAYAQDKRWPYLSLPIARTERPEDWVPQETTSCKDENCDYDECSEILQLGEDENRGVVDIFSIHSPNGAVTSPLYQKVPGSEDVAEISKESFREEINSELPHVHALWKQQFVDSIALESPESRKMNNIYLRLARIFWQSLLVPWRVLFAFVPPYHIAHGWIAFICSLIFISGIAYIVTKLTDIISCVTGINAYVIAFTALASGTSWPDLVASKIAAERQITADSAIANITCSNSVNIYVGIGVPWLIDTAYNFIVYKEPLRVQNAEGLSFSLLVFFCTSVGCIAVLVLRRLTLGAELGGPKLWAWVTSVYFMLLWIIFVVLSSLKVSGII from the exons ATGGCCTCTATACATACTCAAGCCATTGAGAGCATATCTAGAGCTTTCAATATTTTGCATTATGAAAAATGTGAAAGCTACTTGCTTTTCCGCGGGGAAACATCTCTTGGGGATGGGTTCCGGGCCTTTTTATACTTTCTTGGCCTTGCTTACTGTTTTATTGGATTGTCAGCAATAACTGCTCGGTTTTTTCGTTCTATGGAGAATGTTGTGAAACACTCGCGTAAGGTGGTAGAAATAGATCCAGTCACTAAAGCTGAAGTTGTTAGATATGAAAAGGTGTGGAATTACGCCATCACAGATATTGCCCTGCTGGCCTTTGGGACTAGCTTCCCCCAGATATCATTGGCTACAATTGATGCCATCCGAAGCATTGGAAACCTGTATGCAGGAG TTCCAAAAGCTGGAGAACTGAAAAAGATATCTGATATAGGAGTTTGGCTGGTAGAGCTTTTTTGGTCTTTCTGGGCTTATGTCTGGCTATACATAATTTTAGAG GTATGGACCCCGAATGTGATTACATTTTGGGAGGCCTTACTGACGGTATTGCAATATGGATTGCTTCTGATACATGCTTATGCTCAAGACAAACGTTGGCCTTATTTATCACTTCCTAT AGCAAGAACTGAAAGGCCAGAGGATTGGGTTCCACAAGAGACCACTTCATGTAAAGATGAGAACTGTGATTATGATGAGTGCTCTGAAATACTTCAACTTGGTGAAGATGAAAATAGGGGCGTTGTTGATATATTTTCCATTCATTCACCGAATGGGGCAGTTACCA GTCCACTGTATCAAAAAGTGCCTGGAAGTGAAGATGTTGCGGAAATTTCCAAGGAATCTTTCCGTGAGGAAATAAATTCAGAACTTCCTCATGTGCATGCACTGTGGAAACAGCAATTTGTGGATTCAATTGCG TTGGAAAGCCCAGAATCTAGGAAAATGAACAATATTTATCTACGGCTAGCCAGGATATTTTGGCAATCTCTCCTTGTGCCATGGAGAGTTCTATTTGCATTTGTGCCTCCTTATCATATTGCTCATGGCTGGATAGCCTTCATTTGCTCTCTAATTTTCATCAGTGGGATAGCTTACATTGTTACGAAGCTCACAGATATTATAAGCTGTGTCACAG GTATAAATGCTTATGTCATAGCATTTACAGCATTAGCAAGTGGAACTTCATGGCCAGATTTAGTGGCAAGTAAGATTGCTGCTGAACGGCAGATAACAGCAGACTCTGCTATTGCGAATATCACTTGCAG CAATTCTGTGAATATTTATGTTGGCATTGGCGTTCCGTGGTTGATTGACACTGCATACAATTTCATAGTCTACAAGGAACCCTTGCGGGTCCAGAATGCCGAGGGACTCAGCTTTTCATTGCTTGTATTCTTCTGTACTTCTGTGGGTTGCATTGCTGTTCTGGTGTTAAGGCGTCTAACGCTGGGTGCAGAGCTTGGTGGTCCAAAACTCTGGGCCTGGGTTACCTCTGTATATTTCATGCTGCTTTGGATTATTTTCGTTGTGCTCTCTTCCCTCAAAGTGTCTGGAATCAtatga
- the LOC102631252 gene encoding 60S ribosomal protein L22-2, whose product MSRGAAAAGVKGKKKGATFVIDCGKPVEDKIMDIASLEKFLQERIKVGGKAGALGDSVTVTREKTKITVTSDSNFSKRYLKYLTKKYLKKHNVRDWLRVIASNKDRSVYELRYFNIAENEGEEED is encoded by the exons ATGAGTCGcggagcagcagcagcagggGTGAAGGGGAAGAAAAAGGGAGCGACCTTCGTGATAGACTGCGGGAAGCCTGTGGAGGACAAAATCATGGACATTGCGTCCTTGGAAAAGTTCCTCCAGGAGCGGATCAAGGTCGGCGGCAAGGCTGGTGCCCTTGGGGATTCAGTTACCGTCACCCGTGAGAAGACCAAGATCACCGTCACTTCTGACAGCAACTTCTCTAAGAG GTATCTTAAATATTTGACCAAGAAGTACTTGAAGAAACACAATGTAAGAGATTGGCTCCGAGTAATTGCTTCAAACAAGGACCGAAGTGTCTATGAGCTGCGATACTTCAACATTGCTGAGAATGAGGGAGAGGAGGAAGACTGA
- the LOC102630451 gene encoding caffeoylshikimate esterase has product MGLSILTTPRHQMEVEIHPNNKTVVEYQEEYVRNARGVQLFTCRWLPFSTPKAVVFLCHGYGMECSGFMRECGTRLASAGYAVFGIDYEGHGRSRGARCYIKKFENIVNDCDDFFKSVCAQEEYTDKARFLYGESMGGAVTLLLHKKDPSFWNGAVLVAPMCKISEKVKPHPVLVNILTRVEEIIPKWKIVPTKDVIDSAFKDSIKREEIRNNKLIYQDKPRLKTALEMLRTSMSLEDSLSKVMIPFFVLHGEADTVTDPEVSKALYERASSRDKTIKLYPGMWHALTSGEPDENIDIVFGDIIAWLDERMSDANAIAVTPIHPSFKNSIEKLADIESPSGRQHQRQQQRSYLCGLKGRRMFHHSAM; this is encoded by the exons ATGGGGCTCTCAATTTTGACGACGCCACGTCATCAG ATGGAAGTTGAGATTCATCCCAATAACAAGACGGTCGTTGAGTATCAAGAG GAATATGTAAGGAATGCAAGAGGGGTGCAGCTTTTTACTTGCAGATGGTTGCCTTTCTCTACTCCAAAGgctgttgtttttctttgccACG GTTATGGCATGGAATGCAGTGGTTTCATGAGAG AATGTGGAACCAGGCTAGCCAGTGCTGGATATGCTGTGTTTGGTATTGATTATGAAGGACATGGTCGATCCAGAGGTGCTCGTTGTTACATCAAGAAGTTCGAGAACATCGTTAATGACTGTGATGATTTTTTCAAGTCCGTCTGTG CACAGGAAGAGTACACGGATAAGGCCAGATTCTTGTATGGGGAGTCAATGGGAGGAGCAGTTACCCTTCTGCTTCACAAAAAGGACCCTTCTTTTTGGAATGGTGCTGTCCTTGTTGCACCAATGTGTAAG ATATCAGAGAAAGTGAAGCCACATCCAGTACTTGTGAATATATTAACTAGAGTGGAAGAGATCATACCTAAATGGAAGATAGTGCCCACTAAAGATGTCATTGACTCTGCTTTTAAGGACTCCATTAAACGTGAAGAG ATTAGGAACAACAAATTGATATACCAAGACAAACCAAGGTTGAAAACAGCATTGGAAATGCTCAGAACCAGCATGAGCCTTGAAGACAGTTTAAGCAAG GTTATGATTCCATTCTTTGTGTTGCATGGGGAAGCAGACACAGTGACAGACCCAGAAGTGAGCAAGGCATTGTATGAAAGAGCCAGCAGCAGAGACAAGACTATCAAATTGTACCCAGGAATGTGGCACGCTTTGACGTCGGGGGAACCTGATGAGAACATAGATATCGTGTTTGGTGATATCATAGCTTGGCTTGATGAGCGCATGAGTGATGCCAATGCAATTGCAGTGACACCAATTCATCcttcatttaaaaatagcATTGAAAAACTTGCTGACATTGAGTCACCCAGCGGCAGGCAACATCAGCGCCAACAACAGCGGAGCTATTTGTGTGGGTTGAAAGGCCGTCGCATGTTCCACCACTCTGCCATGTAG
- the LOC102630765 gene encoding outer envelope pore protein 16-4, chloroplastic isoform X2, whose product MEEELIDAVPCSSLAVDAILRIGTAGAIWGLCAGPQLARKRGLSGITRASFVAKSIGLVAGVFSSTRCGIQRYRKQNDWVNALIAGAVTGAAIAAGTRRWTQVIGVAGIVSAFSAAADYSRTN is encoded by the exons ATGGAAGAAGAGCTCATCGACGCCGTTCCGTGTTCGTCACTTGCTGTTGATGCCATCCTCCGTATCGGAACG GCAGGTGCAATTTGGGGACTGTGTGCAGGTCCACAGCTAGCTCGTAAAAGAG GTCTAAGCGGCATCACTCGAGCTTCATTCGTG GCAAAATCAATTG GACTTGTTGCTGGTGTTTTTTCTAGTACCCGCTGTGGGATTCAGAGATACAGGAAGCAGAATGATTGG GTAAATGCTCTCATTGCTGGTGCTGTGACAGGCGCTGCTATTGCTGCTGGGACACGGAGATGGACGCAGGTCATTGGTGTGGCGGGCATAGTCTCTGCCTTCAGTGCTGCTGCTGACTACTCCAGAACAAACTGA
- the LOC102629583 gene encoding uncharacterized protein LOC102629583 isoform X2: MSRAMDEDTTGGKTEEEEFNTGPLSVLMMSVKNNTQLLGRVRAFDRHCNMVLENVREMWTELPKTGKGKKKALPVNKDRFISKMFLRGDSVIIVLRNPK, encoded by the exons ATGAG TAGAGCAATGGATGAGGATACCACT GGTGGAAAGACTGAGGAAGAGGAATTCAACACTGGGCCACTTTCTGTTCTGATGATGAGTGTTAAAAATAACACTCAG CTTCTTGGCCGTGTGAGGGCATTTGATCGACACTGCAACATGGTCCTTGAAAATGTCAGGGAGATGTGGACTGAG TTGCCCAAGACTgggaaaggaaagaagaaagCTCTTCCGGTCAACAAAGACAGATTCATCAGCAAGATGTTCCTTCGAGGGGACTCTGTAATCATTGTCCTTAGAAATCCCAAGTGA
- the LOC102630765 gene encoding outer envelope pore protein 16-4, chloroplastic isoform X1: protein MEEELIDAVPCSSLAVDAILRIGTAGAIWGLCAGPQLARKRGLSGITRASFVAKSIGKYGFQCGLVAGVFSSTRCGIQRYRKQNDWVNALIAGAVTGAAIAAGTRRWTQVIGVAGIVSAFSAAADYSRTN, encoded by the exons ATGGAAGAAGAGCTCATCGACGCCGTTCCGTGTTCGTCACTTGCTGTTGATGCCATCCTCCGTATCGGAACG GCAGGTGCAATTTGGGGACTGTGTGCAGGTCCACAGCTAGCTCGTAAAAGAG GTCTAAGCGGCATCACTCGAGCTTCATTCGTG GCAAAATCAATTGGTAAGTACGGCTTTCAGTGTG GACTTGTTGCTGGTGTTTTTTCTAGTACCCGCTGTGGGATTCAGAGATACAGGAAGCAGAATGATTGG GTAAATGCTCTCATTGCTGGTGCTGTGACAGGCGCTGCTATTGCTGCTGGGACACGGAGATGGACGCAGGTCATTGGTGTGGCGGGCATAGTCTCTGCCTTCAGTGCTGCTGCTGACTACTCCAGAACAAACTGA
- the LOC102629583 gene encoding uncharacterized protein LOC102629583 isoform X1: MSRAMDEDTTGGKTEEEEFNTGPLSVLMMSVKNNTQVLINCRNNKKLLGRVRAFDRHCNMVLENVREMWTELPKTGKGKKKALPVNKDRFISKMFLRGDSVIIVLRNPK; encoded by the exons ATGAG TAGAGCAATGGATGAGGATACCACT GGTGGAAAGACTGAGGAAGAGGAATTCAACACTGGGCCACTTTCTGTTCTGATGATGAGTGTTAAAAATAACACTCAG GTGCTAATCAACTGCCGGAACAACAAGAAGCTTCTTGGCCGTGTGAGGGCATTTGATCGACACTGCAACATGGTCCTTGAAAATGTCAGGGAGATGTGGACTGAG TTGCCCAAGACTgggaaaggaaagaagaaagCTCTTCCGGTCAACAAAGACAGATTCATCAGCAAGATGTTCCTTCGAGGGGACTCTGTAATCATTGTCCTTAGAAATCCCAAGTGA